From a single Cyclobacterium marinum DSM 745 genomic region:
- a CDS encoding DUF6958 family protein: MEDRLLTLHPEGKKGVNILVSKYTIMKEFILKTLSEREKISYKELNKLAIASLKDSFEGSVAWYLVSVKLDLEARKIIERIPGTSPHLLRLCKKIG; encoded by the coding sequence ATGGAAGATAGGCTATTGACATTGCATCCGGAAGGTAAAAAAGGGGTAAATATATTGGTGTCTAAATACACCATTATGAAAGAATTTATCCTTAAAACCTTGAGCGAAAGGGAAAAAATTTCCTATAAAGAATTAAATAAACTTGCGATTGCATCATTGAAGGACAGTTTTGAGGGCTCAGTTGCTTGGTACTTGGTTTCGGTTAAACTAGACCTTGAGGCAAGAAAAATCATTGAGCGAATTCCCGGAACTAGCCCACATTTATTGCGGCTTTGTAAGAAAATAGGATAG
- a CDS encoding S41 family peptidase: MVTNQQVLKNEKGQLLITHSAISMVKNFLYLIVISFLSFGCEETFLGEAEPNSPTNNFEILWNDFDQHYSLFEVRGINWKELYQNYRPQVTDKLSNEELWEIVTEMVEHLDDSHTTLYNGNTRYKSGYALNEQSTAEFSADLLISKYIDSKIEETSEDELLFGQVKDKNVGYIYLGSMGGSNPSVIDEIVKKFDNTEAIILDIRQNSGGEDRYSARIAKAFSDGVHEIYSVQTRNGRGYNDFDEKNIYHTQFDSNHSYTKPVIVLTDRKTISAGEVFLLHMKAFEHVTQIGDTTAGDFSTVSNMRFLPNGWRYVYSIQQFLLPNGESLDGIGHVPDVYAKNTVASINGQSDLVFEEALRYLTAEYGQSNCNQ, from the coding sequence ATGGTGACAAATCAACAAGTTTTGAAAAACGAGAAAGGTCAATTATTAATAACCCATTCAGCCATTTCCATGGTGAAGAATTTTCTTTATTTAATTGTTATTTCTTTCCTAAGCTTTGGCTGTGAAGAAACATTTTTAGGAGAAGCTGAACCCAATAGTCCAACAAATAATTTTGAAATCTTATGGAATGATTTTGACCAGCATTATAGCCTATTTGAGGTAAGGGGAATAAATTGGAAAGAGTTGTACCAAAATTATCGCCCACAGGTCACCGATAAGCTTTCCAATGAGGAACTTTGGGAAATAGTGACGGAAATGGTGGAACATTTAGACGACAGTCACACTACCCTTTATAATGGCAATACGAGGTATAAGTCAGGTTATGCGCTTAATGAACAGTCAACTGCGGAATTTAGTGCTGACTTGCTGATATCAAAATACATAGACAGCAAAATTGAGGAAACATCAGAAGACGAACTCTTGTTTGGGCAAGTCAAAGACAAGAATGTAGGTTACATCTATTTGGGGTCGATGGGGGGCAGTAACCCTTCGGTAATTGATGAAATAGTTAAAAAATTTGATAATACTGAGGCCATTATTTTGGACATAAGACAAAACAGTGGCGGAGAAGACAGGTATTCAGCAAGAATTGCGAAAGCCTTTTCGGATGGAGTACATGAAATATATAGTGTACAGACTCGAAATGGGAGAGGATATAATGATTTTGATGAGAAGAATATATACCATACTCAATTTGATAGCAATCATTCTTATACCAAGCCTGTAATTGTGCTTACAGATAGAAAAACCATCAGTGCAGGAGAAGTTTTCTTGTTACACATGAAGGCTTTTGAGCATGTTACACAAATAGGAGACACCACTGCCGGCGATTTTTCTACTGTAAGTAATATGCGCTTTCTTCCCAATGGGTGGAGGTATGTTTATTCCATTCAGCAATTTTTGTTGCCTAACGGAGAAAGCTTGGATGGTATCGGTCATGTGCCTGATGTTTATGCGAAAAATACAGTCGCTTCGATTAACGGTCAATCAGACTTGGTATTTGAGGAAGCTTTGCGCTATTTGACCGCAGAGTATGGACAGAGTAATTGTAATCAATAG
- a CDS encoding RagB/SusD family nutrient uptake outer membrane protein has translation MMKINIKNLAVKSLLMAAIVLFIFPSCNDDILDEKPLDFLSPDNAYLTEAGALQGITALHDRVRSAYYSFGEFGVMNWATHGSDLGYNGETPGPGGSYLNSYADMTPVWRNVIATWNVGFEIIQWANVLIDRVESADPEAFSDGEAGKSKYIAEARFFRGFAYRYLVSTYGDIPLLTEPINSAKADFIRNPVADIHDLMVEDFQFAANNLPKPGEEDAPGRITQGPAWHYLAETYLEQDDFQNAVDAASKVIEDYDYDLMQERFGTKLGNDVWGSGDVYFDLFGFGNHNLPENTEAMWVIQVEPFIIGGGQIASAYIFGPRYFDIGLTPDGKKGFQGELYNGLYTGYSDSLGRPTANGRGTSLVYYDIWKDNWDIDVRNAEHNLKRNFYFDNPESAFDKQKIDFSLYDPPRPDPIADTCKIIFPIHTKFTDPLNYFLQPNRSGGGITHKDWYALRFAETLLIRAEANLELGNNGLAAADVNRIRERANATPVSAAEIDMDFLLDERVRELYGEEWRLIILRRTGKLLERVRKYNDNPLVPGADIEEHNFRWPIPQEQIDLNVDADFPQNTGY, from the coding sequence ATGATGAAGATAAATATAAAAAATCTTGCAGTTAAATCTTTATTGATGGCTGCGATTGTGCTGTTTATATTTCCGTCCTGTAATGATGATATTTTGGACGAGAAACCTCTCGATTTTCTTTCTCCGGATAATGCCTATTTAACTGAGGCAGGAGCTTTGCAGGGGATCACTGCCTTACACGACCGTGTTCGTTCTGCCTACTATTCATTTGGTGAATTTGGTGTAATGAACTGGGCCACTCATGGTTCGGATTTGGGATACAATGGTGAAACCCCGGGTCCCGGCGGTTCTTATTTAAATTCTTATGCGGACATGACACCGGTATGGAGAAATGTGATCGCTACATGGAATGTTGGTTTTGAAATTATTCAATGGGCTAATGTTTTGATCGATAGGGTAGAAAGTGCCGATCCGGAAGCTTTTTCGGATGGAGAAGCCGGTAAAAGTAAATACATAGCAGAAGCCCGCTTTTTTAGAGGATTTGCTTATAGGTATTTGGTTTCCACTTATGGGGATATTCCTTTATTGACGGAACCGATAAATTCAGCCAAAGCAGATTTTATTAGAAATCCGGTAGCAGACATCCACGACCTGATGGTTGAAGATTTTCAATTTGCAGCAAATAATTTACCAAAACCGGGTGAAGAAGATGCCCCCGGAAGAATTACACAAGGGCCTGCATGGCACTATTTGGCAGAGACCTACCTCGAACAAGATGATTTCCAAAATGCCGTAGATGCAGCTTCGAAAGTTATTGAAGATTATGATTACGATTTGATGCAAGAGCGTTTTGGAACAAAACTTGGAAATGATGTATGGGGCTCTGGAGATGTGTATTTTGACCTTTTTGGTTTTGGAAACCATAACCTTCCGGAAAATACTGAAGCCATGTGGGTAATTCAAGTGGAGCCTTTTATCATTGGTGGAGGTCAGATTGCAAGTGCCTATATTTTTGGACCACGTTACTTTGATATTGGGCTTACTCCTGATGGAAAAAAAGGATTTCAAGGTGAATTGTATAATGGTCTTTATACAGGGTATTCCGATAGCCTGGGACGGCCAACTGCAAATGGCAGAGGAACCAGTCTGGTTTATTATGATATATGGAAAGACAATTGGGACATTGATGTTAGGAATGCTGAACATAACTTAAAACGTAATTTTTATTTTGACAATCCTGAGTCCGCTTTCGACAAACAAAAAATTGACTTCAGTCTTTACGATCCTCCAAGGCCTGATCCAATTGCAGATACCTGTAAAATTATTTTCCCTATTCATACTAAATTTACTGATCCATTAAATTATTTCTTACAGCCAAACCGTTCAGGAGGCGGTATTACGCACAAGGATTGGTATGCATTGCGTTTTGCTGAAACCTTGTTAATTCGAGCTGAGGCAAATTTAGAATTGGGTAACAATGGCTTGGCAGCAGCAGATGTTAATAGGATAAGAGAACGTGCCAATGCAACGCCTGTCTCTGCTGCAGAAATTGACATGGATTTCTTGTTGGATGAACGTGTCAGAGAATTGTATGGAGAAGAGTGGAGGCTTATTATCTTACGACGCACAGGAAAACTTCTGGAAAGGGTTAGGAAATACAATGACAACCCACTTGTTCCCGGAGCAGACATTGAAGAACATAACTTTAGATGGCCTATACCCCAGGAACAAATTGATTTAAATGTGGATGCTGATTTTCCTCAAAATACTGGCTATTAA
- a CDS encoding SusC/RagA family TonB-linked outer membrane protein, with protein sequence MNRPIQETVIAKVGILILTFSIHLMSSAYGIGKMPAPEMENEISKEVENNRFSTRENVFADITVSGTVTDNNGESIPGVTVFVPGTTTGTATDLMGKYSLTVPEGSTLSFSYIGYVTQNIEVGNKTVLDVVLEEDVTSMDEVLVIGYGTAKKSDLTGSVARINMEDKSNQANVNLFQALIGASAGVNLEGRGGASSEPEISIRGKTSLSASDGPLIVLDGVIYNGSISNINVNDVETIDILKDASAAAVYGSRSANGVLLITTKKGKTEKPIISFGMYTGFQDMTNNPMRVMNGEEFANRLVDWDHQSKVYAWYKTNPTSAEGRPQRPDLSNPEIVGSYLKTYEEQQNYLAGNEINWVDQVLQKAPMQNYNLSIQGMTDRSTYYISGSFTDVEGIQINDKFKRITLRSNVESEITDWLTFGLNTSYSTRDNSGIPTSLGNARVASPLVNNYIGEPNYDIYLGGELFQPYPLVNQYIDNSDITNEIFAVGRLKVSVPWIEGLNYEFNYSNVYTNRNNNTFHSSLTPSGVSNRGLAIKNPSESRDWNLNNIINYSRTFGDHQVNGTFLFSREGRTGNASTLSASGFENEILGYNNIGLAEVVTGSSSAYEENSLSYMGRVNYSFLSKYMFTATVRRDGFSGFGAGNKWATFPSASLAWVLTDEPFLNGTDVYLKLRTSYGKNGNQGIGRYSSLSRMGTRYYVYGQSTAIGLYPSNLGNVNLAWETTSSYNLGLDFGFWQNRITGTINAYTANTTDVLVLRQLPRAAGYANIWTNIGGLKNKGIEFDLRSINMDGPIRWETNFTFALNRDEITKLYGEEDDNDIGNGWFVGESLSAIYDYEMAGGVWTEEEFFSGNILEDWYPGQFRYVDQNGDGEIDPTNDRKVIGYESPSYRFSLNNSFTYNNFTLSVFINSIQGGKNYYQSNNADIINPLFYFPDRRNNSAVNPYWTPENPTTNTTGIYNVPLRQSGIYQSRSFVRLQDISLGYTFKQSFLNKLKFQSAQVYVSSKNPYVWTNWQGWDPETGVSDTPLMRNFILGLNLSL encoded by the coding sequence ATGAATAGACCAATACAAGAGACTGTGATCGCGAAAGTTGGGATTTTAATCCTCACTTTTTCCATTCATTTGATGTCTTCTGCCTATGGTATAGGTAAAATGCCAGCGCCGGAGATGGAGAATGAAATTTCTAAAGAGGTTGAAAATAATCGTTTTTCAACTAGAGAAAACGTTTTTGCGGACATTACCGTTAGCGGTACCGTTACGGATAATAATGGTGAATCCATTCCGGGAGTTACTGTTTTTGTTCCCGGGACAACCACAGGGACAGCGACTGATTTAATGGGGAAATACTCTCTTACTGTTCCTGAGGGATCAACTTTGTCTTTTTCCTATATTGGGTACGTTACCCAAAATATAGAAGTAGGAAATAAGACAGTTTTGGATGTTGTGTTGGAAGAGGATGTAACCTCTATGGATGAGGTTTTGGTCATCGGTTATGGCACAGCTAAAAAGAGTGATTTGACTGGTTCTGTAGCTAGAATTAATATGGAAGATAAATCCAATCAAGCCAATGTAAACTTGTTTCAAGCTTTAATCGGTGCTTCAGCAGGTGTAAATCTTGAAGGAAGAGGAGGGGCATCTAGTGAGCCTGAAATTTCCATTAGAGGTAAAACTTCCCTTTCAGCTTCAGACGGACCATTGATCGTATTAGATGGTGTGATTTACAATGGTAGTATATCAAATATTAATGTAAATGACGTAGAAACAATAGACATACTTAAAGATGCCAGTGCTGCTGCTGTTTATGGATCTAGGTCTGCCAATGGCGTATTATTGATTACAACCAAAAAAGGAAAAACTGAAAAACCTATCATTTCATTTGGTATGTATACTGGCTTCCAGGACATGACGAACAATCCAATGAGAGTAATGAATGGGGAAGAATTTGCCAATCGTTTGGTAGATTGGGATCATCAAAGCAAGGTATATGCCTGGTACAAAACCAATCCAACTAGTGCTGAAGGGAGACCCCAAAGGCCTGATTTAAGCAACCCGGAAATTGTTGGGTCTTACTTGAAAACGTATGAAGAGCAACAAAACTACTTGGCAGGGAATGAAATAAATTGGGTGGATCAGGTTTTGCAAAAGGCTCCAATGCAAAATTACAATTTGAGTATTCAAGGGATGACAGATCGTTCGACCTATTATATCTCAGGCTCGTTTACAGATGTAGAAGGTATACAGATCAATGACAAGTTCAAAAGAATTACTTTGCGCAGTAATGTAGAAAGTGAAATAACCGACTGGCTAACCTTTGGCTTAAATACTAGTTATAGTACTAGAGATAATTCAGGGATCCCTACCAGTCTTGGGAATGCTAGGGTAGCAAGCCCTTTGGTTAACAATTATATTGGTGAACCTAATTATGATATTTATTTGGGAGGCGAGCTGTTTCAACCTTATCCTTTAGTGAATCAGTACATTGACAATTCAGATATTACCAACGAAATATTTGCTGTTGGAAGGTTGAAGGTTTCGGTTCCATGGATAGAAGGACTTAATTATGAATTCAATTATTCCAATGTATACACCAATAGAAATAACAATACCTTTCATTCTAGCTTAACCCCATCAGGAGTCTCCAATAGAGGACTGGCCATTAAAAACCCTTCAGAATCTAGGGATTGGAACCTTAACAATATTATTAACTACTCCAGAACCTTTGGAGATCATCAAGTAAATGGTACATTTTTATTCAGTAGGGAAGGAAGGACAGGTAATGCTTCCACACTTTCTGCTTCCGGGTTTGAAAATGAAATTCTTGGCTACAATAATATAGGATTGGCAGAAGTAGTCACTGGTAGTTCATCTGCTTATGAGGAAAATAGCCTTTCTTATATGGGGCGAGTCAATTATAGTTTCCTATCCAAATACATGTTTACAGCAACTGTCCGGCGCGATGGGTTTTCAGGATTTGGTGCTGGAAATAAATGGGCAACCTTTCCATCAGCATCTTTGGCTTGGGTGCTTACTGATGAGCCATTCCTTAATGGTACTGATGTTTACCTTAAGTTGAGAACTTCATATGGTAAAAATGGTAACCAAGGCATTGGTAGGTATTCAAGTTTATCCAGAATGGGTACACGTTATTACGTTTATGGACAATCTACGGCGATTGGACTTTACCCAAGTAATCTCGGAAATGTAAACTTAGCATGGGAAACCACTTCTTCCTATAACTTGGGCTTGGATTTTGGTTTTTGGCAAAACAGAATCACTGGTACAATCAATGCTTATACAGCAAATACTACGGATGTTTTGGTATTAAGACAACTTCCTAGAGCGGCAGGTTATGCCAATATCTGGACAAATATTGGGGGCTTAAAAAACAAAGGAATTGAATTTGATTTGAGATCAATCAATATGGATGGACCCATAAGGTGGGAGACCAATTTTACCTTCGCCCTCAATAGAGATGAGATCACCAAATTGTATGGAGAAGAAGACGACAATGATATAGGCAATGGATGGTTTGTAGGTGAATCACTCAGTGCAATTTATGATTATGAAATGGCAGGAGGAGTATGGACCGAAGAAGAGTTTTTTAGTGGGAATATTTTGGAAGATTGGTACCCTGGCCAATTTAGGTATGTGGATCAAAATGGTGATGGAGAAATAGATCCTACGAATGATAGGAAGGTTATTGGTTATGAATCACCAAGTTATAGATTTAGCCTTAACAATAGCTTCACCTACAATAACTTTACACTCTCTGTTTTTATCAACTCAATTCAAGGAGGAAAAAATTATTACCAATCTAACAATGCTGATATCATAAACCCTCTCTTTTATTTCCCTGATAGAAGAAATAACTCGGCTGTAAATCCCTACTGGACTCCGGAAAACCCCACGACCAACACCACAGGGATATACAATGTTCCCCTTCGTCAAAGTGGAATTTACCAAAGCAGAAGTTTTGTAAGGTTACAGGATATCTCCCTAGGCTATACTTTCAAACAAAGCTTTTTGAATAAATTGAAATTTCAGTCTGCACAGGTATATGTATCCAGTAAAAATCCTTATGTGTGGACAAACTGGCAAGGTTGGGATCCTGAAACAGGTGTTAGTGATACGCCACTAATGAGGAATTTCATTCTAGGTTTGAACCTTAGCTTATAA
- a CDS encoding SDR family oxidoreductase, with amino-acid sequence MEINKDNGQLSKDQIDQCIAILEILNNDTGQIFNIPLDRRIELITQAGRLSRPQKEELIKRKKNAKKKVRKEKAFQDKLARNQTGIRSARESLVFVAPKMITSIEEVRESNTTSVAPRECYVCKEVFTTLHHFYDTMCKTCGDFNYAKRFQSADLTDQVALVTGARLKIGYQICLMMLRAGATVIATTRFPVDAAIRFSKEDDFLIWESRLKIHGLDLRHIPSVELFCNFLTNQYDRLDVLINNAAQTVRRPAGFYKHLLKNEELDKAYLSPIVNNMLSDHRDCLKELRAFSNNEEANKNLPVAWHVDQLGIGLSASAKLSQIPYTIDHALEPETVFPTGRMDADLQQVDLRKTNSWRLKLGEVPANEMLEVQLVNSIAPFVLCNRLVHLMKKDHTGQKHIINVSAMEGKFHKYHKEARHPHTNMAKAALNMLTLTSASDFAKAGIYTNAVDTGWVTDEDPIELARSKEETHDFQPPLDIVDGAARVLDPLFDGINMGKHWCGKFLKDYRPTSW; translated from the coding sequence ATGGAGATTAATAAAGACAATGGTCAGTTAAGCAAAGATCAGATTGATCAATGTATTGCTATTTTAGAAATATTAAACAATGATACAGGCCAGATATTTAATATACCATTGGACCGTAGAATTGAGCTGATTACCCAAGCAGGTAGACTTTCAAGGCCTCAAAAAGAGGAGCTGATTAAGCGAAAGAAAAACGCAAAGAAAAAGGTCAGGAAAGAAAAGGCTTTTCAAGACAAACTTGCACGAAATCAGACAGGTATCCGTAGTGCAAGAGAATCTCTAGTTTTTGTAGCGCCAAAAATGATAACTTCAATAGAAGAAGTTAGAGAGAGCAATACCACATCAGTAGCTCCGCGTGAATGTTATGTTTGTAAGGAGGTTTTTACCACACTTCATCATTTCTATGATACCATGTGTAAAACTTGTGGAGATTTTAATTATGCCAAGCGTTTTCAATCGGCAGATCTTACCGATCAGGTGGCCTTGGTTACCGGAGCGAGGCTTAAAATCGGTTATCAAATATGCCTGATGATGTTACGTGCCGGGGCTACTGTCATTGCCACCACAAGATTTCCTGTAGATGCTGCCATTCGTTTTTCTAAGGAAGATGATTTTTTAATTTGGGAATCTCGGCTTAAGATTCATGGATTGGATTTGAGACATATTCCAAGTGTAGAACTTTTTTGTAATTTCTTAACTAACCAATACGATAGACTGGATGTATTGATTAATAATGCAGCACAGACGGTTAGACGTCCCGCTGGCTTTTATAAACATTTATTGAAAAATGAGGAATTAGATAAGGCATATTTGTCACCAATAGTAAACAATATGCTGTCAGATCATAGGGACTGTTTAAAGGAGCTAAGGGCTTTTAGTAATAATGAGGAGGCGAATAAAAATTTACCGGTCGCTTGGCATGTGGATCAATTGGGTATCGGCTTAAGCGCTTCTGCTAAATTATCTCAAATTCCTTATACAATAGACCATGCTTTGGAGCCGGAAACAGTTTTCCCCACGGGGAGGATGGATGCAGACTTGCAACAAGTGGATTTAAGAAAAACAAACAGTTGGCGATTAAAACTTGGTGAGGTTCCTGCCAATGAAATGTTGGAGGTTCAACTTGTTAATTCCATTGCTCCATTTGTGCTTTGTAACCGCTTGGTTCATTTGATGAAAAAAGACCATACCGGTCAAAAGCATATTATCAATGTTTCTGCCATGGAAGGGAAATTCCATAAATACCATAAAGAAGCCCGTCATCCACATACCAATATGGCCAAAGCAGCATTAAACATGTTAACACTTACCTCGGCGAGTGATTTTGCTAAAGCAGGAATATATACCAATGCTGTAGATACAGGATGGGTAACTGATGAAGATCCTATCGAATTGGCTCGGTCAAAAGAAGAAACCCATGATTTTCAACCTCCTCTTGATATTGTGGATGGAGCAGCGAGGGTATTGGATCCATTGTTCGATGGAATTAATATGGGGAAACATTGGTGTGGAAAATTTTTGAAAGATTACCGACCAACCAGCTGGTAA
- a CDS encoding arylsulfatase, with amino-acid sequence MENTSRLHSLLFFGLVLLFFGCKQEIEEKAIPPNIILVMTDDQGYGDISAHGSPDVFTPNMDKLKSQSIRLEDFQVSPTCAPTRSAIMSGRHPFKNGITHTILERERMALGLTTLPQVLKRGGYTSGIFGKWHLGDEQEYQPDSRGFDEVFIHGAGGIGQAYAGSCADVPDNGYFNPIIKHNGVFVKTEGFCTDVFFTQALSWIKQKSSAEEPFFAYITTNAPHGPFIAPEKYKQKFIDQSYPEDAQGFYGMIENVDDNLGVLMDKLDAWGIADNTILIFMTDNGKTYGGYNTVHGETYNAGMRGFKGSVYEGGTRVPFFIRWPKVFKQGQEIDVMLNHYDILPTFAEIANIDISDIPDIDGKSFYPFLMNDSTHSEDRFRFFHGGRWPLNPENISGQDGTDRWVGTEETSNPDNSKYKKFAVRNERYRFVNNSELYDLSQDPGETSNIAEEHPELIAEMRAAYDAWWMEVRPLMVNENAPLADEKPFWVEYQKQEDSSGIKDWVKPELE; translated from the coding sequence ATGGAAAACACTTCTCGACTACATTCACTTTTATTCTTTGGTCTTGTTCTATTATTTTTTGGATGTAAACAGGAAATTGAGGAAAAAGCTATTCCACCCAATATCATATTGGTAATGACAGATGACCAAGGATATGGAGACATTTCAGCCCATGGTAGTCCTGATGTATTTACCCCAAATATGGACAAGTTAAAGTCTCAGAGTATAAGATTGGAAGATTTTCAGGTCAGCCCTACCTGTGCACCTACCAGGTCTGCCATTATGAGTGGACGTCACCCTTTTAAGAATGGGATTACCCATACTATTTTAGAGCGGGAAAGAATGGCGCTGGGATTAACCACTTTGCCTCAGGTTTTAAAAAGGGGAGGTTATACCAGTGGGATTTTCGGGAAATGGCATTTAGGTGATGAGCAAGAATACCAACCAGATAGTCGTGGATTCGACGAAGTGTTTATTCATGGTGCAGGTGGAATTGGCCAAGCATATGCAGGTTCTTGTGCTGATGTACCTGACAATGGTTACTTTAATCCGATAATAAAGCACAATGGCGTTTTTGTGAAAACCGAAGGCTTTTGTACCGATGTGTTTTTCACTCAAGCTTTGTCTTGGATCAAGCAAAAATCCTCAGCAGAGGAACCATTTTTTGCCTATATCACCACTAATGCGCCACATGGACCTTTTATTGCTCCTGAAAAATACAAGCAAAAATTCATTGATCAAAGCTACCCGGAAGATGCTCAGGGATTTTATGGAATGATAGAAAATGTAGATGATAATTTGGGGGTATTGATGGATAAGTTGGATGCCTGGGGCATTGCTGACAATACCATTCTAATTTTCATGACCGACAATGGCAAAACTTATGGAGGATACAATACGGTTCATGGAGAGACCTACAATGCTGGAATGAGAGGGTTTAAAGGGAGTGTTTATGAAGGCGGCACTAGAGTGCCTTTCTTTATAAGGTGGCCTAAAGTCTTTAAGCAGGGTCAGGAAATTGATGTGATGCTTAATCATTATGACATATTGCCAACTTTCGCAGAGATTGCCAACATAGATATTTCAGATATTCCTGACATAGATGGCAAAAGCTTCTATCCTTTCCTAATGAATGACAGCACCCATTCGGAAGACAGGTTTCGGTTTTTTCATGGTGGTAGATGGCCTTTAAATCCAGAAAATATTTCAGGACAAGATGGAACTGATCGATGGGTAGGAACAGAAGAAACCTCTAATCCTGATAATTCTAAATACAAAAAGTTTGCCGTTAGAAATGAACGCTATCGATTTGTAAATAACAGTGAATTGTATGACTTGTCTCAAGACCCGGGAGAAACTTCGAATATAGCAGAAGAACATCCTGAACTGATAGCTGAAATGCGTGCAGCCTATGATGCATGGTGGATGGAAGTTCGGCCTTTAATGGTCAATGAAAATGCTCCATTGGCAGATGAAAAACCCTTTTGGGTGGAATACCAAAAACAAGAGGATTCATCCGGAATAAAAGATTGGGTAAAACCTGAATTGGAATAG
- a CDS encoding STING domain-containing protein yields the protein MFKTSYFADQRLEIVILGPMRGEENDSSIQIRNALKEILQDENCRGYLDKYEVTEANVSITFPEEWKGSSIERDVFSKLDTADLVVFNITPRAGETNPSPNVFYELGLVHSLGLPYLVLVQDEIEIPFYLRGIRCYTVKAFEKEELIETLHPPIENFLSDNSPFSFTENIITRFYEGLPVVDISAAVGLATGYYMNFVRRILKDGGFISHYPDKIKRLIVVRPISVFNTYEEDVSAMKDKLIAAGYELILEKLAPILSDKDGGIWFEHINGTVIDIPRTIYPLKRSPRLLSLRKRMDQAYHQQDSQLRVSLLNEAAEKLVDKIESIIKYHIRNDSERVRESLLEFLSVDELVDRIKQV from the coding sequence ATGTTTAAGACCTCCTATTTTGCTGACCAAAGGCTGGAGATTGTCATTTTAGGCCCCATGAGGGGTGAGGAAAATGACAGCAGTATTCAGATAAGAAATGCTTTAAAAGAAATTCTCCAAGATGAAAATTGTAGAGGATACTTAGATAAATATGAAGTTACAGAGGCAAATGTATCCATAACTTTCCCGGAGGAATGGAAAGGATCCAGCATAGAGCGAGATGTTTTTTCTAAACTTGATACGGCTGATCTAGTGGTATTCAATATTACACCTCGAGCAGGAGAGACCAACCCTTCACCCAATGTATTTTATGAGCTTGGGCTAGTACATTCTTTGGGATTACCTTACTTGGTTTTGGTTCAAGATGAAATAGAAATCCCTTTCTATTTAAGGGGCATTCGATGCTATACTGTCAAAGCTTTTGAGAAAGAAGAACTTATTGAAACCCTGCATCCACCTATTGAAAACTTTCTCTCAGACAATTCTCCTTTTTCATTTACCGAAAATATTATTACCCGGTTTTACGAAGGCTTGCCGGTGGTGGATATTTCAGCTGCGGTAGGTTTGGCCACCGGGTATTATATGAATTTTGTAAGAAGAATTTTAAAGGATGGGGGATTTATCTCCCATTACCCCGACAAGATAAAACGACTGATCGTAGTCAGACCTATAAGCGTTTTTAACACTTATGAAGAAGATGTAAGCGCTATGAAGGATAAACTTATAGCTGCAGGTTATGAATTGATTCTCGAAAAGTTAGCACCTATCCTTTCCGATAAAGACGGTGGGATTTGGTTTGAACATATTAATGGAACAGTGATCGACATTCCACGAACCATTTATCCATTAAAACGTTCTCCAAGATTGCTTAGTCTGCGGAAACGAATGGATCAAGCCTATCACCAACAGGATAGCCAACTTAGAGTTTCCCTACTCAACGAAGCTGCAGAAAAGTTAGTAGATAAAATTGAATCCATAATTAAATATCATATACGAAATGATTCGGAACGGGTCAGGGAAAGCTTATTGGAATTTTTGTCGGTTGATGAACTAGTGGACCGAATAAAGCAGGTATAA